The Flavobacteriales bacterium genome window below encodes:
- a CDS encoding isoaspartyl peptidase/L-asparaginase, translated as MRIDTYIHLFILSLCIACSPSDPESQTGELNEQKEWAIAIHGGSGVMERSRFADEEVELYLRSLDNALRTGERLLQEGASALDVVQVVLMRMEDDSLFNAGKGAVLTADGHAELDASIMDGLTRNCGAVTGLRTIKNPILAARLVMDSSKHVFLSRDGAEEFAMHHRLEEVDPGYFETKRRKDYYLRKKSEEVSQFLEEKAWSKFGTVGCVVLDREGNLAAGTSTGGMSMKRYGRIGDSPMIGAGTYADNTTCAVSCTGWGEYFIRAAVAHDVHARMAHGGDDLATAASEVIQKVIPELGGNGGLIAVDKT; from the coding sequence ATGAGAATCGACACATACATACACCTATTCATTCTCAGTCTTTGCATTGCCTGCAGCCCATCTGATCCTGAAAGCCAAACGGGAGAGTTAAATGAACAGAAGGAATGGGCCATAGCCATCCATGGTGGGAGTGGGGTGATGGAGCGTTCCCGGTTCGCGGATGAGGAGGTAGAACTGTATCTCAGAAGTTTGGACAATGCCTTGCGCACTGGCGAGAGGCTGCTACAAGAAGGCGCATCGGCTTTGGATGTAGTGCAAGTCGTTCTCATGCGAATGGAAGATGACTCTTTGTTCAACGCAGGCAAGGGAGCTGTACTCACGGCAGATGGTCATGCAGAATTGGATGCCTCCATCATGGACGGTCTCACCCGTAATTGTGGAGCGGTGACCGGTCTGCGTACGATCAAGAATCCGATCCTAGCAGCCCGACTGGTCATGGATAGTTCGAAACATGTATTCCTATCTAGAGATGGGGCAGAGGAATTTGCGATGCACCATCGATTAGAAGAGGTGGACCCTGGATACTTCGAGACCAAGAGGCGCAAGGACTATTATCTGCGGAAGAAATCGGAGGAAGTATCTCAATTCCTAGAAGAGAAAGCTTGGAGCAAATTCGGCACGGTGGGCTGTGTGGTTCTGGACCGCGAAGGAAACCTTGCAGCAGGAACCTCTACCGGAGGGATGAGTATGAAACGCTATGGACGTATCGGTGATAGTCCGATGATAGGAGCGGGGACCTATGCTGATAACACTACGTGTGCAGTCAGTTGCACGGGATGGGGGGAGTACTTCATTCGAGCTGCCGTAGCACATGATGTACATGCGCGTATGGCCCATGGGGGAGATGATCTCGCGACTGCCGCTTCTGAAGTGATCCAAAAGGTCATCCCAGAGCTGGGAGGAAATGGTGGATTGATCGCGGTGGATAAGAC
- a CDS encoding DUF2461 domain-containing protein: MNARIDEQSFKYLRKLAKNNDRDWFKAHREEYEQARENVALFADEMIHRLNRHDLIETVSGKKSMYRIHRDVRFSKDKTPYNRWFSGYFRRATSALRGGYYYRLEPGGRSLIGGGFWGPNKEDLLLIRQQIEMDDEPLRKVLKSSSFKKLFGELKGEQLKTAPKGFSKEHPQIDLLRYKQFLVVREFSDKEVLAPDFIQEAHRTFKGMRPLFDVMSMYLTTDLNGESTL; the protein is encoded by the coding sequence ATGAATGCAAGAATTGATGAACAGAGCTTCAAATATCTCCGGAAGCTCGCCAAGAACAACGACCGGGATTGGTTCAAAGCACACCGAGAAGAATATGAGCAGGCAAGGGAGAACGTAGCCTTGTTTGCCGATGAGATGATCCATCGATTGAACAGGCATGATCTCATCGAGACGGTATCGGGAAAGAAGAGTATGTACCGCATCCATCGGGATGTGCGCTTCTCCAAAGACAAGACACCGTATAATCGCTGGTTCAGTGGATATTTCCGTAGGGCGACCTCTGCGCTGCGAGGAGGCTATTACTATCGCTTGGAGCCGGGAGGCCGATCCCTCATCGGAGGAGGATTCTGGGGGCCGAATAAGGAGGATCTGCTTTTGATCCGTCAGCAGATAGAGATGGATGATGAGCCCTTACGAAAAGTGCTGAAGAGCAGTTCCTTCAAAAAGCTTTTTGGAGAACTCAAAGGAGAACAATTGAAGACCGCTCCCAAGGGCTTCAGCAAGGAGCACCCGCAGATCGACCTGCTTCGCTACAAGCAATTCCTTGTCGTGCGGGAATTCTCAGATAAAGAAGTCTTGGCACCCGATTTCATTCAAGAAGCCCATCGCACCTTCAAAGGCATGCGTCCTTTATTTGACGTCATGTCCATGTATCTCACCACCGACCTCAATGGAGAATCCACGCTATGA